CTCGAATTCTTCACCGGCCGCGACGATGCGCAGCCGTCGGTGGAACGCACGGTGATGGCCCAATCCACCCTGAAAGCCTTTGACCAACTCAATACCGAGCAGCGCGCACTGCTGCTGTGGGTGTCGGTCGAAGGCTTGAGCTACAAGGAAGTCGCCAACATTCTCGAAGTGCCCATCGGTACGGTGATGTCGCGCCTGTCCCGCGCCCGCCAGGCCCTGCGTCAACTCAGCGATGGCGAAATTGCCAGCCCTTCCCTGCGGATACTCAAATGATCAGCCTGCCCCCCAGCGAACGCGACCTGCACGCCTACGTCGATCACCAGTTACTGGACAGCGATCGCCGAATGCTTGAAACCTGGCTGGCGAGCCACCCCGACGTGGCCGCCCAAGTGCACGCCTGGCAACAGGATGCACAACTGCTGCGCGCCTCGTTAAGCGGTGCCCTGCAACAGCCGAGCAACCCGGCACTGGACCCGGCGCTGATTCGCCAGCGCATCAGGCACCAGTCCCGCCGCCACCTCGCCACCGCGGCGCTGCTGCTGATTGCCGTCAGCCTCGGCGGGCTGGGCGGCTGGCACGCCCGGCAAGCCACCCAGCCAACGTTGCTGCCGATGGCCGATGCCATGCAGGCGTATCGCTTGTTTGCCCAGGACGGCATCATGCCCGCCGACTACAACGCCCAGGACCGCAGCACCATGCAGGCCTGGCTCGACCGCTATTTCAACCAGGCCCATCGCTTGCCCGACCTCAGCCAGGCCGGGTTCAAGCCGGTCAGCGGGCGCTTGCTCACCACCGATCAAGGCGCGGCGGCCATGGTGCTGTACGAAGACGCACAAGGTCGGCGCATCAGCTTCTACATCCGTCCGCCTGGCCCGAACAATGGCTTCCTGCCGCGCGGCAGCCGCAGCGCCGACGGCTTG
This region of Pseudomonas sp. MUP55 genomic DNA includes:
- a CDS encoding sigma-70 family RNA polymerase sigma factor, translating into MHELDEQLRELIPRLRRFAVSLTRNASSADDLVQSTLERAIIAWADKRIEGDLRAWLFSILYRQFLDAHRRNRRYARMLEFFTGRDDAQPSVERTVMAQSTLKAFDQLNTEQRALLLWVSVEGLSYKEVANILEVPIGTVMSRLSRARQALRQLSDGEIASPSLRILK
- a CDS encoding anti-sigma factor encodes the protein MISLPPSERDLHAYVDHQLLDSDRRMLETWLASHPDVAAQVHAWQQDAQLLRASLSGALQQPSNPALDPALIRQRIRHQSRRHLATAALLLIAVSLGGLGGWHARQATQPTLLPMADAMQAYRLFAQDGIMPADYNAQDRSTMQAWLDRYFNQAHRLPDLSQAGFKPVSGRLLTTDQGAAAMVLYEDAQGRRISFYIRPPGPNNGFLPRGSRSADGLQADYWSGGGYNYAMVSPVDQVTAPQMRF